The following nucleotide sequence is from Pseudomonadota bacterium.
TGTTGTTGTCCCTGATTTTAAAAGACTGCACACACTGGCAAAAGAGCAAAAAATCGATACCCCTTTAAGTGATGTTAAAGGAATTGCAGACAATAAGGAGATTATAAGGTTTATAAAGCATGAAATATACAGGTTGACTAATGGGTTTTCTGATTTTGAACACCTGCATCGCCTATACATTATGGATAGAGAGTTTTCTGTTGAAACCGGCGAGATGACACCAACAATGAAGGTGAAAAGGCATATGGTTAAAGCAATGTTTTCAAATCTACATCCTGCTTCACATTTTGGTAAGGAATAACAACAGGTTATCCCTGCACTATCCGTTTTATTAAGTACCCATTTTCACAAATTAATCTTGACGAATCCAGAGAAGAAGGATTATATTCTTTATATCAGCAGGTATTTACAGGAGAAATAAAATGCCCATATACGAGTACAGGTGTAAAAATTGCGGAAAGATGTTTGAAATATTCCAAAAAATAGGGGATGAACCTTTAAAGACATGTCGTATATGCAATGGTACCCTACACAAATTAATCTCCCAATGCTCTTTCCATCTGAAGGGCACCGGATGGTATGTAACTGACTATAAAAAACCAATTGACTCTGTGGGGCACGGCGGAAACGGTGGAAAGCATGCAGTAAAAGAAGAAGAAAAAACAGAAGCGAAGGCAGAAGTGAAAACAGAAACAAAAACAGAAGCGAAGAAAGAGGGTACTGCCCATACTGGAGGACAGGATGAAAAAAGGGGATAAGGTAAAATTTACATTCGCAAAAAAGGAGATGGAGGGGCAGGTAGAAAAGGTATTTCAAAAAACTGTCTATATAAAGGCCAGCTTCTCAAAAGACAAGGATAAGATTGTAAAGAGAAAGATAAAGGATATCCTATACCCTGCATTTACAGATAATAATCCTGCAAGGCCTTGACTCGAAGGCCTCCTTTCCTCATGCTCTCTATGGCATTCACTACTGCCTGTGAACCAGACAAAGTAGTCGTGTAAGGAATTTTATATTGAACTGCAGTAGCTCTAATAAGTACCTCGTCCATCTTCGGGTTTCTTCCGCTTGGTGTATTGATTATCAAGTGAATCTCGCCATTTTTTATCATATCAACGATATGGGGTCTCCCTTCAGAAACCTTGTTTACAAATTTCACCTCTATGCCATTGTTGACAAGTACCTTTCCAGTGCCTCTTGTTGCATATATTTTAAAACCAAGGTCAGATAACTTCTTGGCAATAAAAACAATGTTCCTCTTATCCTTATTTTTTACACTTAAAAAGACATTCCCTTTAAAAGGAAGGTTCTGACCGGCACCCAGTTGGGATTTTAAAAAGGCCATACCAAAATTGAAATCAATACCCATTACTTCACCGGTGGACTTCATTTCGGGACCCAAGATGGTATCCACCCCGGGAAATCTGTTGAAGGGGAAAACAGATTCTTTCACTGCTACATGTTTTATTTCAACCTCTTTCTCTATACCAAGGTCTTTCAATTTCATGCCAACCATCAATTTTGCAGCTACCTTTGCCCACTGGACACCCGTTGCTTTACTCACGAACGGGACAGTTCTACTTGCCCTCGGGTTTACCTCCAGCACATACACAACATCATTTTTTACAGCATACTGGATATTTATGAGACCTATCACATTAAGTTCCATTGCAAGTTTATAGGTATAGAACTTTATCTTCTCTATAATCTTATCATCAAGTGAATAGGGAGGTAATGTACACGCACTATCCCCTGAATGAATTCCTGCTTCTTCTATATGTTCCATGATACCTGCAACCACACACCTCTCTCCATCCACAACAGCATCCACATCAATCTCTATGGCATCCTCAAGAAATTTATCTATTAAAATAGGGCGCTCAGGAGAAGCCTCAGCTGCCTTTTCCATAAAGGATTCAAGGTCGATCTCGGTGTATACGATCTCCATCGCCCTGCCACCAAGCACATATGACGGCCTGACAACAACAGGATAGCCTATCACGCCTGCAACCTCCCTCGCCTCTTCAAATGATATGGCTATGCCATTCTCGGGTTGTGTAAGGTTAAGCTTCTTCAGCAGGGTTTTAAACTTATCCCTATCCTCCGCAATATCTATGTTTTCAGGGGCAGTTCCTATGATGTTCACCCCTGCATCCTTTAGTGACAACGCAAGGTTTAGTGGCGTCTGGCCGCCAAACTGTACAATCACGCCGTCAGGATTTTCCCTCTCTACGATATCCAGCACATTTTCAAAGGTAAGGGGTTCAAAGTACAATTTGTCTGAAGTATCATAGTCTGTGCTTACTGTTTCAGGGTTGCTATTGACCATTATAGTTTCATAGCCAAGCTCTTTCAGTGCAAAGGCAGCATGGACGCAACAGTAGTCAAACTCTATGCCCTGCCCTATTCTGTTTGGTCCACCTCCCAATATCATAATCTTTTTCCTATCTGAACCCCTCGATTCATCCTCAAGTTCATATGTCGAGTAGTAATATGGTGTATAAGCCTCAAATTCTGCAGCACATGTATCCACAAGTTTGAATACACTTTTTATATCCTTCCCTAACCTCCATGCCCTTATCTCAACCTCATCCTGCCCGAGGATATTTCCAATCTGTTTATCAGAAAACCCAAATTTTTTCGCCTGCCCAATCAGTCTTTCAGGAAGACCATTTTGAGAATCGGCAAATATTGGTAAATCCTTTTTATAGATTTCGAGCTCCCTTTCACACTCCACAATCTCTTCTATATTTTTCAGAAACCACCTATCGATGCCTGTAAGGTTGTAAATCTCATCTATATCAAATCCTGCCCTCAGGGCATGACGTATGTAAAATACCCTGTCCTTATTGGGTATTATGAGTTTCTGTCTTATATACTCAGCACTATTGATACCAGGAAGTTTATCATTTGTAATTCCATAACATCCTGTCTCGAGGGACCTGAATCCCTTTTGTAATGCTTCCTTGAATGTTCTTCCGATTGCCATTACCTCCCCGACCGACTTCATGGAAACGGTCAGTGTTTCATCAGCCCCCTTAAATTTCTCAAACGTAAACCTTGGTATCTTCACCACACAATAGTCAATAGTTGGTTCAAAAGATGCCGGGGTTTTTTTCGTTATATCATTCGGTATTTCGTCGAGTGTATATCCTATTGCAAGCTTTGCAGCTATTTTTGCGATAGGGAAACCAGTAGCCTTCGATGCGAGGGCCGAACTCCTCGATACCCTTGGATTCATTTCTATCACTACCATCCTTCCATCATCCTGATTGATAGCAAACTGTATATTTGAACCACCCGTTTCAACACCTATCTCCCTTATTATACGAATAGCTGCATCTCTCATATGATGATACTCTTTATCGGTAAGTGTCTGTGCAGGAGCAACTGTAATGCTGTCACCTGTATGTATGCCCATGGGGTCAAAGTTTTCAATAGAGCATATAATCACAACATTATCCTTTTTGTCCCTCATCACCTCCAGCTCATACTCCTTCCATCCAATCACTGATTCTTCTATAAGAATTTCGCTGATCATGCTGCTTTCAAGCCCT
It contains:
- the carB gene encoding carbamoyl-phosphate synthase large subunit, which gives rise to GLESSMISEILIEESVIGWKEYELEVMRDKKDNVVIICSIENFDPMGIHTGDSITVAPAQTLTDKEYHHMRDAAIRIIREIGVETGGSNIQFAINQDDGRMVVIEMNPRVSRSSALASKATGFPIAKIAAKLAIGYTLDEIPNDITKKTPASFEPTIDYCVVKIPRFTFEKFKGADETLTVSMKSVGEVMAIGRTFKEALQKGFRSLETGCYGITNDKLPGINSAEYIRQKLIIPNKDRVFYIRHALRAGFDIDEIYNLTGIDRWFLKNIEEIVECERELEIYKKDLPIFADSQNGLPERLIGQAKKFGFSDKQIGNILGQDEVEIRAWRLGKDIKSVFKLVDTCAAEFEAYTPYYYSTYELEDESRGSDRKKIMILGGGPNRIGQGIEFDYCCVHAAFALKELGYETIMVNSNPETVSTDYDTSDKLYFEPLTFENVLDIVERENPDGVIVQFGGQTPLNLALSLKDAGVNIIGTAPENIDIAEDRDKFKTLLKKLNLTQPENGIAISFEEAREVAGVIGYPVVVRPSYVLGGRAMEIVYTEIDLESFMEKAAEASPERPILIDKFLEDAIEIDVDAVVDGERCVVAGIMEHIEEAGIHSGDSACTLPPYSLDDKIIEKIKFYTYKLAMELNVIGLINIQYAVKNDVVYVLEVNPRASRTVPFVSKATGVQWAKVAAKLMVGMKLKDLGIEKEVEIKHVAVKESVFPFNRFPGVDTILGPEMKSTGEVMGIDFNFGMAFLKSQLGAGQNLPFKGNVFLSVKNKDKRNIVFIAKKLSDLGFKIYATRGTGKVLVNNGIEVKFVNKVSEGRPHIVDMIKNGEIHLIINTPSGRNPKMDEVLIRATAVQYKIPYTTTLSGSQAVVNAIESMRKGGLRVKALQDYYL
- a CDS encoding zinc ribbon domain-containing protein, whose amino-acid sequence is MPIYEYRCKNCGKMFEIFQKIGDEPLKTCRICNGTLHKLISQCSFHLKGTGWYVTDYKKPIDSVGHGGNGGKHAVKEEEKTEAKAEVKTETKTEAKKEGTAHTGGQDEKRG